A single Neospora caninum Liverpool complete genome, chromosome VIIb DNA region contains:
- a CDS encoding putative 33 kDa dynein arm light chain, axonemal, with translation MIYDSPPRPTLVRYCLPEASPAPAAVKTHPWRNTNSTTYLDMGDGQADGGSVVRQLEKIFTESQQGSPSVDVVLNQLFPPLQWIDGDTLFTQYVSTAPADRLDVLKTQEELDEELIRRHASETGICPIRYELILQCFDELIRHIAIQGPDRALLLLRLKEEARVTIAAYEALSEACVNFSSRKQLQSEIAVGDREQRIAALEEENARLRAKVAGLQRQAAAVEAREATRLQVLRAKHQAEIEFLNQQLAFQENILLNTQNTVR, from the exons ATGATTTACGATTCACCTCCTCGACCAACACTG GTCCGGTACTGCCTGCCGGAGGCATCACCTGCACCAGCTGCCGTAAAGACCCATCCATGGCGCAACACGAATTCTACAACTTACCTCGACATGGGCGATGGCCAAGCAGACGGCGGCTCCGTCGTCCGGCAGCTCGAAAAGATTTTTACAGAGTCCCAACAAGGGAGTCCGTCTGTCGATGTGGTACTCAACCAACTGTTCCCGCCGCTTCAATGGATCGATGGGGACACTCTCTTTACTCAG TACGTCAGCACCGCACCGGCAGATCGACTGGATGTTTTGAAGACGCAAGAGGAGCTGGATGAGGAGCTTATTCGGCGGCACGCGAGCGAAACGGGGATTTGCCCCATACGATACGAACTTATCCTTCAATGTTTCG ATGAATTGATACGTCATATCGCCATCCAGGGGCCCGACAGAGCTTTGCTTCTACTTCG ACTCAAAGAGGAAGCGCGTGTGACTATAGCGGCTTACGAAGCGCTTTCTGAGGCGTGCGTCAACTTCTCCTCACGCAAGCAACTCCAGAGTGAAATAGCTGTCGGAGACCGCGAACAGCGA ATCGCAGCCCTTGAGGAGGAGAATGCACGTCTACGGGCCAAGGTTGCCGGTCTCCAACGACAAGCAGCGGCCGTCGAAGC GAGAGAAGCAACAAGATTGCAGGTGCTACGTGCCAAACACCAGGCTGAG ATCGAGTTTCTCAACCAGCAACTGGCATTTCAAGAAAACATCCTCCTTAACACGCAGAACA CCGTCCGATAA